A section of the Pimelobacter simplex genome encodes:
- a CDS encoding M48 family metalloprotease gives MTAALALLAFAALVRTSALRVLPGAAWPRRAPRLGVVAWQAVTLAVPASVILAGLALAVPVLPVAAEDMSDVLGACALLLREHYETPGGFIVGFFGLLGAVALSARWGFSVAGELRTVHRHRARQRDGFALVSRRDVLSGTWVVDDERPAVFCIPGHPARVVVTTGALSVLTPQQRVLALAHEKAHLTGRHHLALTLAAAARRAHPRSRLFAVAEAETAMLVEMHADDRAAVASDRPQLAAALVKLAAGPQPVGTMAINGGPAIQRVQRLLTTGPALTQHQRWSIRLTAATLMLAPVLIAAAPALEAALLDYCRLPIHT, from the coding sequence ATGACCGCGGCGCTCGCTCTGCTGGCCTTCGCCGCCCTGGTCCGAACATCGGCGCTTCGGGTCTTGCCCGGTGCAGCCTGGCCGCGGCGCGCGCCCCGCTTGGGCGTCGTCGCCTGGCAGGCAGTGACCCTCGCCGTGCCGGCGTCGGTGATCCTGGCCGGGCTCGCGCTCGCCGTCCCCGTGCTTCCCGTCGCCGCAGAGGACATGTCCGATGTTCTCGGTGCCTGCGCGCTGCTGCTACGCGAGCACTATGAAACCCCTGGCGGCTTCATCGTCGGCTTCTTTGGGTTGCTGGGAGCGGTGGCGCTCTCAGCGCGCTGGGGATTCAGCGTGGCGGGTGAACTGCGGACGGTGCACCGTCATCGGGCTCGCCAGCGTGACGGCTTCGCTCTCGTCAGCAGGCGAGACGTGCTGAGCGGCACGTGGGTGGTCGACGACGAGCGGCCCGCGGTCTTCTGCATCCCCGGCCATCCCGCCCGCGTGGTGGTCACCACCGGCGCACTGAGCGTTCTCACCCCACAGCAGCGGGTTCTAGCGCTGGCACACGAGAAAGCGCACCTCACCGGTCGCCACCACCTGGCGCTGACTCTGGCCGCTGCCGCCCGACGGGCCCACCCCCGCAGTCGCCTGTTCGCTGTCGCCGAGGCAGAGACCGCGATGCTGGTGGAGATGCATGCTGACGACCGCGCGGCCGTTGCGTCGGATCGCCCGCAGCTGGCGGCAGCGCTGGTGAAGCTGGCAGCGGGTCCGCAGCCGGTGGGGACGATGGCGATCAACGGGGGGCCCGCGATTCAACGTGTTCAACGTCTGTTGACCACCGGTCCGGCGCTGACGCAGCATCAGCGGTGGTCGATCCGTTTGACGGCGGCCACCTTGATGCTCGCGCCGGTCTTGATCGCTGCCGCGCCGGCGCTGGAGGCGGCGCTCCTCGACTACTGCCGGCTGCCGATCCACACCTGA
- a CDS encoding BlaI/MecI/CopY family transcriptional regulator yields MKGLGELEAQVMEILWSAESALVVRQVLDALPQDRNRAYTTVMTVLDNLHRKDFVHRDRVGRAWHYRPATSREAHVAGLMSEALDTGGDRTAALVHFVEQLPPEEAAELRALLDRSRE; encoded by the coding sequence ATGAAGGGTCTCGGCGAGCTGGAGGCGCAGGTGATGGAGATCCTGTGGTCGGCCGAATCTGCACTCGTGGTGCGACAGGTACTTGACGCGCTGCCCCAGGATCGGAACCGGGCGTACACGACGGTGATGACCGTGCTCGACAACCTCCACCGCAAGGACTTCGTGCATCGCGATCGCGTCGGCCGGGCGTGGCACTACAGGCCCGCCACGTCGCGCGAGGCCCATGTCGCAGGCCTGATGTCAGAGGCGCTCGACACCGGCGGCGATCGGACCGCCGCATTGGTCCACTTCGTGGAACAGCTGCCCCCCGAGGAGGCCGCCGAGCTTCGGGCCTTGCTGGACCGCTCTCGCGAATGA
- a CDS encoding vitamin K epoxide reductase family protein: MSPGDTPETVATPTANRALAVLLLVGGAVGLTAAFSLVLEKIALLTDANYTPTCSLNPVLNCGSVMKTPQAELFGFPNPLIGVAAFPVLIATGAILLAGARPARWYWLGLQAGVTLGMGFVGWLIFQSLYRIGALCPYCMAVWAVVVPMFWYVTLHNASTGTFGARAAHSRVVRALREWHLFGLIVLVLTIVGLVLEQFWYYWRTVLL, translated from the coding sequence ATGAGCCCTGGCGACACCCCTGAGACCGTTGCGACGCCGACAGCCAACCGGGCACTCGCCGTCTTGCTCCTGGTCGGCGGCGCCGTCGGTCTCACTGCTGCCTTCTCCCTGGTCCTGGAGAAGATCGCACTGCTCACCGACGCCAACTACACCCCGACCTGCAGCCTCAACCCGGTCCTCAACTGCGGCTCCGTCATGAAGACGCCGCAGGCCGAGCTCTTCGGCTTCCCCAACCCGCTGATCGGCGTCGCGGCGTTCCCGGTCCTCATCGCCACCGGAGCGATCCTCCTGGCCGGCGCCCGCCCTGCCCGCTGGTACTGGCTCGGGCTACAGGCGGGAGTAACCCTCGGCATGGGGTTCGTCGGATGGCTGATCTTCCAGAGCCTCTACCGCATCGGAGCGCTGTGTCCCTACTGCATGGCGGTGTGGGCCGTCGTCGTGCCAATGTTCTGGTACGTCACCCTCCACAACGCGAGCACGGGGACGTTTGGAGCACGTGCGGCACACTCGCGTGTCGTTCGCGCCCTACGCGAGTGGCACCTGTTCGGTCTCATCGTCCTGGTCCTGACGATCGTGGGACTGGTTCTCGAACAGTTCTGGTACTACTGGCGCACCGTGCTGCTCTGA
- a CDS encoding methyltransferase family protein has translation MSMLSPYGALSLFAVYLVVGFGIRTWLQVRRTGDSGFRGLSGRPGSAEWWAGILFGAALLLGALGPVAGILGLADLDALDHDFLAAGGMALALLGIGGTLLAQVAMGDSWRVGVDEGERTELVMSGPFRVVRNPIFTAMVATGAGLVLVVPNIIAVAGWLLLVVAIELQVRVVEEPYLRRQHNESYPAYCARVGRFVPGLGLGER, from the coding sequence ATGTCGATGCTATCGCCATATGGCGCGCTTTCCTTGTTTGCTGTCTACCTGGTTGTCGGCTTCGGGATCCGGACCTGGCTCCAGGTGCGTCGTACCGGTGACTCCGGCTTCCGCGGGCTGAGCGGACGGCCCGGCTCGGCAGAGTGGTGGGCCGGGATCTTGTTCGGCGCCGCCTTGCTCCTCGGCGCCCTGGGACCGGTTGCCGGCATCTTGGGGCTGGCCGATCTCGACGCACTTGACCATGACTTCCTAGCGGCGGGCGGCATGGCCTTGGCGCTCCTCGGCATCGGCGGCACCCTCCTCGCGCAGGTGGCCATGGGGGACAGCTGGAGGGTGGGGGTCGACGAGGGGGAACGGACCGAGCTCGTGATGTCGGGCCCATTCCGGGTTGTCCGCAATCCCATCTTCACGGCGATGGTCGCGACCGGCGCAGGCCTGGTACTGGTCGTGCCGAACATCATTGCCGTCGCGGGTTGGCTGCTCCTCGTGGTCGCTATCGAGTTGCAGGTGCGAGTCGTCGAGGAGCCGTACCTCAGGCGACAGCACAACGAGAGCTATCCCGCGTACTGCGCCAGAGTCGGACGCTTCGTGCCGGGCTTGGGCCTTGGGGAGCGCTGA
- a CDS encoding cytochrome c biogenesis CcdA family protein gives MNATDIVMDGPLLLAVGLAAAAGLVSFLSPCCLPLVPGYLSYVTGMSGAEQLNKRSVAGEGPGIPGASGAGEARRSGRRTMLGAVLFVLGFAAVFTSYGALFGALGGLLIEHQEALVRALGVVTIIFGLVFSGLLWRVPLAGRSFRLTYRPRVGLAGAPLLGVMFGLGWTPCIGPTLAAVLTLATSSAGAERGALLSFAYSIGLGIPFVVAAFSVARVMDRLSWARKHANRVMLLGGMAMVALGLLQVSGLWLELMTRLQGVVANWQTPI, from the coding sequence ATGAACGCCACCGACATCGTCATGGACGGCCCCCTCCTTCTCGCCGTGGGGCTCGCCGCCGCAGCAGGGCTGGTGTCCTTCCTCTCGCCCTGCTGCCTGCCCCTGGTGCCCGGCTACCTCTCGTACGTCACCGGCATGTCCGGCGCAGAGCAACTCAACAAGCGCTCCGTCGCCGGAGAAGGGCCGGGCATACCTGGAGCGTCGGGGGCGGGGGAGGCCCGGCGAAGTGGGCGGCGCACCATGCTGGGCGCCGTCCTGTTCGTGCTCGGCTTCGCCGCGGTCTTCACTAGCTACGGCGCGCTCTTCGGCGCCCTGGGCGGATTGCTGATCGAGCATCAAGAGGCCCTGGTCCGGGCACTGGGGGTCGTCACGATCATCTTCGGCCTGGTGTTCAGCGGGCTGCTCTGGAGAGTCCCGCTGGCCGGCCGCAGCTTCCGGCTCACCTACCGACCGCGCGTTGGACTGGCTGGAGCCCCGCTGCTCGGCGTCATGTTCGGGCTCGGCTGGACCCCGTGCATCGGCCCGACCCTCGCCGCGGTGCTCACCCTCGCCACATCCTCGGCAGGCGCAGAAAGGGGAGCTTTGCTGTCCTTCGCCTACAGCATCGGACTCGGGATCCCGTTCGTGGTGGCGGCCTTCTCGGTAGCGCGAGTCATGGATCGACTCAGCTGGGCTCGAAAGCACGCCAACCGCGTCATGCTCCTCGGCGGGATGGCGATGGTCGCCCTGGGTCTGCTCCAGGTCAGCGGCCTGTGGTTGGAGCTGATGACGCGCCTCCAGGGAGTGGTCGCCAACTGGCAGACCCCCATCTAG
- a CDS encoding cation diffusion facilitator family transporter: MGVGHGHGHGQGAAQGHAGGRHRWRLGLSFGLVGSFFGVELVTGLWSGSLALLSDAGHMAADVVALGAALAATRIATMKDRTGRKTFGSYRAEVFASGLTVLLMLGAGAYVAIEGLRRIGQSVELESGAVMVVGTIGLLINIAALMLLRGGAGESLNVKGAYLEVVADTVGSVGVIAAGLMVALTGSVWWDTGIALAIAAFVVVRAVMLGREVLTVLGQHAPAGMDPAEVEATLIGVDGVDEVHDLHLWTLTSGMNVATAHLVAAPGSSPAVLVAARAALRDRYGVEHATLQVESDATACTELSW; this comes from the coding sequence ATGGGCGTCGGACACGGACACGGACACGGCCAAGGCGCCGCTCAGGGCCACGCCGGTGGCCGACACCGGTGGCGGCTCGGGCTCTCCTTCGGCCTCGTCGGCTCGTTCTTCGGCGTCGAGCTCGTCACCGGCCTGTGGTCGGGATCGCTGGCCCTGCTGTCCGACGCCGGCCACATGGCCGCCGACGTCGTCGCGCTCGGCGCCGCACTCGCTGCCACCCGGATCGCCACGATGAAGGACCGCACGGGCCGCAAGACCTTCGGCTCCTACCGAGCAGAGGTCTTCGCGTCCGGCCTGACCGTGCTCCTCATGCTCGGCGCCGGCGCATACGTCGCAATCGAGGGCCTGCGCCGGATCGGGCAGAGCGTCGAGCTCGAGTCCGGCGCAGTGATGGTCGTCGGCACCATCGGGTTGCTGATCAACATCGCTGCCCTGATGCTGCTGCGCGGCGGAGCCGGCGAAAGCCTCAACGTCAAGGGTGCCTACCTCGAGGTGGTCGCCGACACCGTCGGTTCCGTCGGGGTCATCGCTGCGGGCCTGATGGTGGCCCTCACCGGCAGCGTGTGGTGGGACACCGGCATCGCCCTCGCGATCGCCGCGTTCGTCGTCGTCCGCGCCGTGATGCTGGGCCGAGAGGTACTGACCGTGCTCGGCCAGCACGCACCGGCCGGCATGGATCCCGCCGAGGTCGAGGCAACGCTCATTGGCGTTGACGGGGTGGACGAGGTCCACGACCTGCATCTGTGGACGCTGACGTCGGGCATGAACGTCGCCACAGCGCACCTGGTCGCGGCCCCCGGCTCGTCGCCTGCGGTCCTCGTCGCCGCCCGAGCGGCTCTGCGTGATCGGTACGGCGTCGAGCACGCCACCTTGCAGGTCGAATCGGATGCCACGGCGTGCACGGAGCTGTCATGGTGA
- a CDS encoding DsbA family protein, with protein sequence MKTQVKMSLALVGVFVIAVAVLLVTAGRDEASPGSDAPGGRTDSRLVRADSRILGDKGSTDVTFVEFLDFECEACRAAYPIVEQLRETYSDRVTFVARYFPLPGHFNSGRAARAVESAARQGKFLEMYSKMYETQAEWGEKQEPLDDLFRSFAVELGLDMTTYDTDYSSAEVASRVQRDVDDGTALGLQGTPTFYLDGELLRPSSVADFEKAIEDALAK encoded by the coding sequence ATGAAGACCCAGGTGAAGATGTCCCTCGCCCTGGTTGGGGTTTTCGTGATCGCGGTGGCTGTTCTGCTGGTGACGGCAGGTCGGGACGAGGCGAGCCCCGGGTCCGACGCCCCAGGCGGGCGGACGGACAGCCGGCTGGTCCGCGCCGACAGCAGGATCCTGGGGGACAAGGGGAGCACCGACGTCACCTTCGTCGAGTTCCTCGACTTCGAGTGCGAGGCGTGTCGCGCCGCGTACCCGATCGTCGAGCAGCTGCGCGAGACATACAGCGACCGGGTCACCTTCGTCGCCCGCTACTTCCCGCTGCCGGGCCACTTCAACTCGGGGCGAGCTGCCCGCGCGGTCGAGTCCGCCGCCCGGCAGGGCAAGTTCCTCGAGATGTACTCCAAGATGTATGAGACCCAGGCCGAGTGGGGGGAGAAGCAGGAGCCGCTCGACGACCTCTTCCGCAGCTTCGCCGTGGAGCTCGGGCTCGACATGACGACCTACGACACCGACTACTCCTCGGCCGAGGTTGCCTCGCGCGTGCAGCGCGACGTCGACGACGGAACCGCACTCGGCCTCCAGGGAACACCCACCTTCTACCTCGACGGCGAGCTGCTCAGACCTTCCTCCGTCGCCGACTTCGAGAAGGCCATCGAGGACGCACTCGCAAAGTGA
- a CDS encoding cation transporter: protein MTTAGSPNAGVTGSSATGSGVTGRGAWAALDADRRRRLMRRAQLLAAASVTYNVIEAVIAVTAGLVAGSVALVGFGLDSVVEVSSGLVILWQFRHPLPESRERQALRLMALSFFALAGYVTFESLRALVGGNAPDTSTVGIALAALSLAIMPFLSWAQRRTGRELGSDAVVADSTQTLLCTYLSAVLLAGLLLNALLGWSWADPLAGLMIAAVALREGVEAWRGEGCACGPAHTGEPPAAHPAHPAHPAAASAPQDAPVDDGCGTSCCQPASTVPLTLGRSGD, encoded by the coding sequence ATGACCACCGCCGGCTCGCCCAACGCCGGCGTGACAGGTAGCAGCGCGACAGGCAGTGGAGTGACAGGCAGGGGCGCATGGGCGGCGCTGGACGCGGACCGCCGCCGACGGCTGATGCGACGAGCACAGCTGCTGGCGGCTGCTTCGGTGACCTACAACGTCATCGAAGCAGTCATCGCCGTGACAGCCGGCCTGGTAGCCGGCTCCGTCGCGCTCGTCGGCTTCGGGCTCGACTCGGTCGTCGAGGTCAGCAGCGGCCTGGTCATCCTCTGGCAGTTCCGGCACCCGCTGCCCGAGTCCCGCGAGCGTCAGGCACTTCGCCTGATGGCCCTCAGCTTCTTCGCGCTCGCCGGCTACGTCACCTTCGAGTCGCTGCGTGCACTCGTCGGCGGCAACGCCCCGGACACCTCGACGGTCGGCATCGCCCTGGCTGCGCTGTCGCTGGCGATCATGCCGTTCCTGTCGTGGGCACAACGCCGCACCGGCCGAGAGCTCGGCTCCGACGCGGTCGTCGCCGACTCCACGCAGACCCTGTTGTGCACCTACCTGTCCGCAGTCTTGCTCGCCGGACTTCTGCTCAACGCCCTCTTGGGGTGGTCCTGGGCAGACCCGCTGGCCGGCCTGATGATCGCCGCTGTCGCGCTTCGCGAGGGCGTCGAGGCCTGGCGCGGAGAGGGATGCGCCTGCGGTCCCGCGCACACCGGAGAGCCGCCTGCTGCACATCCCGCGCATCCCGCGCATCCCGCGGCCGCGTCAGCGCCGCAGGATGCACCAGTCGACGACGGGTGCGGCACATCTTGCTGCCAGCCCGCCTCGACTGTCCCCCTCACCCTTGGACGGAGTGGAGACTGA
- a CDS encoding ArsR/SmtB family transcription factor produces the protein MSMYSEGVATPADEASEVDEHAAAIAASCLFRAMGDPSRVAIVRHLLLGEHNVAELTSHLGLAQSTVSKHLACLRDCGLVESRPVGRSSVFTLTQPGAVVKVFAATEELLSATGDAVVLCPSSGIGATA, from the coding sequence ATGTCGATGTATAGTGAGGGTGTTGCTACCCCGGCCGACGAGGCGAGCGAGGTCGACGAGCACGCCGCAGCGATCGCCGCGTCCTGCCTGTTCCGCGCAATGGGCGACCCGTCGCGGGTCGCGATCGTGCGTCACCTGCTGCTGGGCGAGCACAACGTCGCCGAGCTCACCTCGCACCTCGGACTGGCACAGTCCACCGTCTCCAAGCACCTTGCCTGCCTGCGCGACTGCGGACTGGTCGAGTCGAGGCCGGTGGGTCGCTCCTCCGTCTTCACCCTGACCCAGCCCGGCGCCGTCGTGAAGGTCTTCGCCGCGACTGAAGAACTCCTTTCGGCCACCGGCGACGCCGTGGTCCTGTGCCCCAGCTCCGGCATCGGAGCCACGGCATGA